A genome region from Gadus macrocephalus chromosome 15, ASM3116895v1 includes the following:
- the LOC132473308 gene encoding cystatin-like, translating into MIWKTLLIVAVFAVATDVAVMALKMVGGYSDATVTDTGVQDALRYAVVRHNAGTNDMYLRQVGRVISVQKQVVSGVNYKFVVEMGQTACRKTGVESNCPVRGDQAAAKPYQCTFVVYKHWSGTVSLTSQTCPTV; encoded by the exons ATGATTTGGAAAACATTATTGATCGTTGCGGTTTTTGCCGTAGCCACTGATGTTGCCGTGATGGCGTTGAAGATGGTGGGGGGCTATTCCGATGCGACGGTTACAGATACAGGGGTTCAAGACGCCCTGCGGTACGCTGTGGTGAGGCACAACGCGGGGACCAACGACATGTACCTCCGCCAAGTCGGCCGAGTGATCTCGGTCCAGAAACAG GTGGTGAGTGGCGTGAACTACAAGTTTGTCGTGGAAATGGGCCAGACTGCTTGCAGAAAGACCGGTGTTGAATCAAACTGCCCGGTTCGCGGGGACCAAGCGGCTGCTAAG CCATACCAGTGCACATTTGTGGTGTACAAACATTGGAGCGGCACCGTCAGTCTGACCTCCCAAACCTGCCCCACCGTCTAA
- the mad2l1bp gene encoding MAD2L1-binding protein, whose amino-acid sequence MQEREFVEVPGIFKTMAEGSIIQLSKGDLEDGTKTHSVTTRSKDYGCSLLEKESSLVSESNMNGGVPIVETCTDSHTTPSRASESEGPHSLTHRDIHGGLEKTTRASQVDAVLSVDTLDPQTHNVNDKENNLVSTRLNESDDAIDEDVSCHVSKPDNKGLSDAEIVRRAHEEGRIEVVLPGSVTQEGCCRFVSEILKCILYQRQQLPMTYDQLVFTQKKKDAPIHKKEVVNSRPTDFNRRKCQRTVEDLEVLLEHLELLFSLSLVPRVLLLLGGSPVLPQELYEVNMEGLVLAAGDGSLRVSSCLRQLFRTIFVSDLLSDVRPVRLTATTVLVLAHRDCEVGWFRPKLDFKVPTRVKRQIIALSTDAGIGSSPQKEESNWEDYVWFQAPVAIKGFSK is encoded by the exons ATGCAAGAAAGAGAATTCGTAGAGGTCCCGGGGATATTCAAAACAATGGCCGAGGGGTCGATTATACAACTTTCTAAAGGAGATTTAGAAGATGGCACTAAAACACACAGCGTTACAACTAGAAGCAAAGATTACGGGTGCTCGTTGTTAGAAAAGGAGAGCAGTTTGGTGAGCGAGTCGAATATGAATGGCGGAGTTCCTATCGTTGAAACCTGCACCGACTCACACACAACTCCGAGCCGAGCTTCAGAAAGTGAAGGACCGCACTCCTTAACTCATAGGGACATACACGGAGGCTTGGAAAAGACTACGAGGGCAAGCCAAGTAGACGCTGTCCTGTCGGTGGACACACTGGATCCACAAACGCATAATGTGAACGACAAGGAAAACAACTTGGTATCTACCAGACTCAACGAGTCGG ATGATGCTATAGATGAGGATGTATCTTGTCATGTAAGTAAACCTGACAACAAAGGGCTAAGTGACGCTGAGATCGTGAGAAGAGCGCACGAAGAAGGCCGGATAGAGGTAGTTCTGCCTGGCAGTGTGACTCAGGAGGGCTGCTGTCGTTTCGTCAGTGAAATACTCAAGTGCATCCTCTACCAGAGACAGCAGTTGCCCATGACCTATGACCAACTTGTTTTTACTCAGAAGAAAAAAGACGCTCCAATTCAT AAAAAGGAGGTGGTGAACTCGAGGCCAACAGACTTTAACAGGCGAAAGTGTCAACGCACAGTCGAGGATCTTGAGGTGCTGTTGGAGCACTTGGAGCTGTTGTTCTCCCTCAGCCTGGTTCCCCGGGTTCTGCTTCTATTGGGCGGTTCCCCTGTCTTGCCCCAAGAGCTGTACGAGGTCAACATGGAAGGGCTGGTGCTGGCCGCTGGAGACGGGAGCCTGCGCGTCTCGTCCTGTTTGAGGCAGCTCTTTCGCACTATTTTTGTTTCCGACCTTTTGTCCGATGTCCGGCCAGTCCGCCTTACGGCGACGACGGTCCTGGTTCTGGCTCACAGGGATTGTGAAGTGGGATGGTTCCGGCCTAAATTGGACTTTAAGGTGCCCACAAGGGTAAAGCGGCAGATTATTGCACTGTCAACTGACGCAGGTATCGGTAGCAGTCCCCAGAAAGAGGAGTCCAACTGGGAGGACTATGTATGGTTTCAGGCCCCTGTCGCCATCAAGGGATTCAGCAAATAA